The nucleotide sequence TCTTCAAGTGTTGATCTGAAAGCAGCAATGAGTGAAGTTGGCAAGTCTTGGATAAAACCTACTGTATCAGTAAGAAGCATCTGGAACCCACTTTTGAGTTTAACTTTTCTTGTTAACGGATCGAGAGTTGCAAATAACTGATCTTCTTCATAACTATCAGCTTCCGTTAATTTATTGAATATTGTTGACTTCCCAGCATTTGTGTAGCCAACAAGAGCTGCTTGGAATGCCCCTTGATGTTTGCGGCGCTCACGATACCTCTCTCTATGACTTACTACTGAATTGATTTGCTGTTTAAGCTCATGAATACGAAAACGAATGTGTCGTCTGTCTTTTTCGAGTTTCGTCTCACCCGGACCTCTTGTTCCGATTCCGCCCCCTAATCTAGAGAGACTTGTTCCTATTCCTGAAAGCCTCGGAAGCAAATATTCAAGTTGCGCAAGCTCCACCTGAAGTTTACCTTCACGTGTTTTCGCACGCTGTGCAAAGATATCGAGAATCAGCTGTGTTCGGTCAAGCACTCGAGCGTTGAAATGCTGCGATAGATTTCGTACTTGAGATGGTGAGAGTTCACTGTTAAAAATGATAATGTCTGCTTCAAGTTCTTCTTCAAGCGTGATGATTTCTTCTACCTTACCCTTACCGATGAAGGTGGCTGAGTCGTATCTATCTCTTTTTTGAGTGATAACAGCACAGACTGTTCCTTGAGCTGTTTTTGTTAATGATTTTAATTCTTCCATCGAATAAAAAAAACGCTCGTCGTTCTGCCGTGGAAGCTGACAGCCGACGAGAATCGCTTTTTCCTGAACTGAATCTTTGTTATTGTTCAAATTCGCGATCCCTGCTTTCC is from Fictibacillus sp. b24 and encodes:
- the hflX gene encoding GTPase HflX — encoded protein: MNNNKDSVQEKAILVGCQLPRQNDERFFYSMEELKSLTKTAQGTVCAVITQKRDRYDSATFIGKGKVEEIITLEEELEADIIIFNSELSPSQVRNLSQHFNARVLDRTQLILDIFAQRAKTREGKLQVELAQLEYLLPRLSGIGTSLSRLGGGIGTRGPGETKLEKDRRHIRFRIHELKQQINSVVSHRERYRERRKHQGAFQAALVGYTNAGKSTIFNKLTEADSYEEDQLFATLDPLTRKVKLKSGFQMLLTDTVGFIQDLPTSLIAAFRSTLEEAAEANLLIHVIDGSSEDRAQHEKTVKRILNELNASHIPMLTVYNKKDQFADDFIPENPSISISALSGEDISQLQETIEKEVVKQMTFYQIKVPAHDGKLLSQLRGETILIEQEFNKEELVYECKGYALSNSSIPSISTKGE